One genomic segment of candidate division WOR-3 bacterium includes these proteins:
- a CDS encoding acetyl-CoA acetyltransferase gives MNVYIIGVGIALRGKISPDVSFRELIYEAAEKAYLDAGIEPRDVDTFVSLSEDFEEGTSIFDEYVPDQLGAVLKPVHTICADAITGIASLYAQIKTGYFKIGVLEAHSKLSNIKNHHHLFAMALDPVYVRPLEINPYALIALEMAMFLDSRGYDELDTAHVVAKNKANALLFGRSPFGSIISPEEVLLSKPVSEPLRELDISPNADGACVIVLANEEIAKERNRDFIKIQGVGFGMFTPNIERWDGDAEYLSVAARKAYSMAGIRNPIKEIDFAEIDDTFSYKELQHLEALSLARYGESAWLMRDGFYDLSGELPVNTTGGNLGNGNFSLMNGARAIYDAILQLRGSASNVQLREPETALVASWKGFPSASGGVLILKREG, from the coding sequence ATGAATGTTTACATAATAGGAGTGGGAATTGCTTTAAGAGGTAAAATTTCTCCTGATGTAAGTTTTAGAGAACTTATTTACGAAGCAGCAGAGAAAGCCTATCTTGATGCTGGAATAGAACCAAGAGATGTTGATACTTTCGTTTCTTTATCAGAAGATTTTGAAGAAGGAACATCAATTTTTGATGAATATGTTCCTGATCAACTTGGTGCGGTATTGAAGCCAGTTCATACAATTTGCGCTGATGCAATTACAGGTATTGCTTCTTTATATGCTCAAATTAAAACAGGATATTTTAAAATTGGTGTCCTTGAAGCTCATTCTAAATTATCAAATATTAAAAATCATCATCATTTATTTGCAATGGCTTTAGACCCTGTATATGTTAGACCTCTTGAAATAAATCCTTATGCACTTATAGCTCTTGAAATGGCAATGTTTCTTGATTCAAGAGGTTATGATGAATTGGATACTGCTCATGTGGTTGCAAAAAATAAGGCAAATGCTTTATTATTTGGGAGAAGTCCTTTTGGTTCTATAATTTCTCCTGAGGAAGTTCTTCTTTCAAAACCTGTATCTGAACCTTTAAGGGAACTTGATATTTCTCCCAATGCTGATGGAGCATGTGTTATTGTTTTAGCAAATGAAGAAATAGCAAAAGAAAGAAATAGAGACTTTATAAAAATCCAGGGAGTTGGTTTTGGAATGTTTACACCCAATATTGAAAGATGGGATGGTGATGCGGAATATTTGAGTGTTGCAGCAAGAAAAGCTTATTCAATGGCAGGTATTAGAAATCCTATTAAAGAAATTGATTTTGCAGAGATTGATGATACTTTTTCTTACAAGGAATTACAGCATCTTGAAGCATTATCTCTTGCAAGGTATGGAGAGTCAGCATGGCTAATGAGAGATGGTTTTTACGATTTAAGTGGAGAATTACCTGTGAATACTACAGGTGGAAATTTAGGTAATGGAAATTTTTCTTTAATGAATGGTGCAAGGGCTATATATGATGCTATTTTACAGTTGAGGGGAAGTGCTTCAAATGTTCAATTAAGAGAACCTGAGACGGCTTTAGTTGCGTCATGGAAAGGATTTCCTTCTGCAAGTGGAGGAGTTTTAATTTTAAAAAGGGAGGGTTAA